In Rhinolophus ferrumequinum isolate MPI-CBG mRhiFer1 chromosome 25, mRhiFer1_v1.p, whole genome shotgun sequence, the following proteins share a genomic window:
- the CDK2AP1 gene encoding cyclin-dependent kinase 2-associated protein 1 isoform X1 yields the protein MEKLRLRDGRGWSKVTQPAGSVHPPSTSMATSSQYRQLLSDYGPPSLGYTQGTGNSQVPQSKYAELLAIIEELGKEIRPTYAGSKSAMERLKRGIIHARGLVRECLAETERNARS from the exons atggagaaactgaggctcagagacggaAGGGGCtggtctaaggtcacacagccag CTGGGAGCGTCCACCCGCCCTCCACCAGCATGGCCACGTCCTCACAGTACCGGCAGCTGCTGAGTGATTATGGGCCACCATCTCTCGGCTATACCCAG GGAACTGGGAACAGCCAGGTGCCCCAGAGCAAATACGCCGAGCTGCTGGCCATCATCGAAGAGCTGGGGAAAGAGATCAGACCCACCTACGCGGGGAGCAAGAGCGCGATGGAGAGACTAAAACGAG gCATCATCCACGCGAGAGGACTGGTTCGGGAGTGCTTGGCTGAGACGGAACGAAATGCCAGGTCCTAG
- the CDK2AP1 gene encoding cyclin-dependent kinase 2-associated protein 1 isoform X2, with product MSYKPNLTAHMPAASLNAAGSVHPPSTSMATSSQYRQLLSDYGPPSLGYTQGTGNSQVPQSKYAELLAIIEELGKEIRPTYAGSKSAMERLKRGIIHARGLVRECLAETERNARS from the exons ATGTCTTACAAACCGAACTTGACCGCGCACATGCCCGCCGCCTCCCTCAACGCCG CTGGGAGCGTCCACCCGCCCTCCACCAGCATGGCCACGTCCTCACAGTACCGGCAGCTGCTGAGTGATTATGGGCCACCATCTCTCGGCTATACCCAG GGAACTGGGAACAGCCAGGTGCCCCAGAGCAAATACGCCGAGCTGCTGGCCATCATCGAAGAGCTGGGGAAAGAGATCAGACCCACCTACGCGGGGAGCAAGAGCGCGATGGAGAGACTAAAACGAG gCATCATCCACGCGAGAGGACTGGTTCGGGAGTGCTTGGCTGAGACGGAACGAAATGCCAGGTCCTAG